The genomic segment aggcaaggGGTATTTAACTTCACTCCTTTTAAAAAGTTAGTTAACTATTACAGCTAATGTATTAGACaaaatttgatatatatattattGATAAGATGGTCATGCAGTTAGCATCATTCATACAATGCCTGGTAAAGTTCAAAAGAACCAATGATTAGAGTTCTTACATGTGCCAGGACCTGTTCTCAGTACATTAGAGATACACAACTGAGGTAGATGCTGTATTTCATTTTACAGGGGAGGTAACAGGCCAGGAGAGGGGAAATAGCCAGAACATAGCTAGGAATAGGGAGCCCCAGGATGCCAACAGGCGAGGCAGGCAAGTCCCCAGTAAACTAAAAATTGAAtgaaatttttggttttattttaattcGATACAACACTACTTGGAAAATTAATATAGCAAAGATTCGCTAACTCCACTTCTGGTGATTTAACCTGaaggtgtgtggtgtgtattgtgGGAAAGATAAAACAGCTAtgaggaaataaaagcaaaagcctGAGGCTTAGGGATGTTAGGCTCCTCGTTATTCGTGATGAAAGTGCTTAAGACTGCAGTGGAGCAGCCATTCAGAAGCTTTGTTTCAAAGGATCATGAAGACCACCGCTCCCGGAAAACGCTTGCGCGCTACAAAAGAACAGGACGAAAACGAGAgggaaaaaaccaacaaaaattgtaaaagaaatcAACACTTTCAATTTTAGTATTTTCAactatacacatttttaaaggctCGAAAGAACATTCAAATACGTTTTCACCTCTTTCCCCCAAAAAaaccttaacttttttttttttttttttttttccccgagacagggtctcgctctcgcccaggctggagtgcagtggtgcgatctcggctcactgcaacctccacttcccgggttcaagcgattctcccgcctcagcatcccggggagctgggattacaggcaccttaCAGGCCTCTCAAAGGTCTTGGGActgcaggcaagagccactgcgcgGCCTCCTTCACTTTCATTTGAACACTCTTTACCAAGAACTGTGCTAAGTGTCCTACCTTTCTTTCGTTATCGCAACGACCCTATGGTGCACTGCTATCCTATTTTACCGACGAGAAAACCGGCCAGCGCAGCCCATAACCGGCTCCTAACCCTAGGGCTCAGTCCCGAAGTCTCGCGCTCAGTCAGAGCGCAACCCCGGGCCGTCTCCTAGGAAACCGGGCTCGCCACACCCCTTGGTTGGACTCCACTTCCGCTTCTGCGCGCTGAGGCTCCGGCGGATCTCTGGCTGACATGGCTGCCTCCCGCTTACCCCCAGCGACGCTAACGTTAAAGCAGGTACCGGCGGTTCTCTGCCTTCCAGAGCAGCTTACCTGGGTCTGAGCTTCTGGattctccatctctccctccacCCAACGGGGCGGGTTCCGGGGTCCTGACGCGCCGTGCGCGCCCTCTGAGATTGGCCCGATGCCTGCGGGGCGGTGCTTCGCTTCGCGGGGCCTGACGGGAGGCACGGGCGGCTTGCTTGGTTTGGTGCGGTCGCGTGAGACGCGTCAGGTGCTTGATTTCCCGGAGTCCCGGTGCATCAGCTGCTCAGTGCCCACGGTAAAGACTACTCTCTATTGCACTGAGCTGTAGCAAACGGCAAATGAGATTACCAAAGATTTGAACAACTGTTAATTTAGAAAAAGTGCTGTCGTTGTAATAACAACTTCTAGGAGACTGGCAGCCCTTTTCATCCCGGTAGTCAGCTGATTTTTTAATGGTTCTTAGATTTGACAGAGCAGTAAGCAGAAAGATCAGATGAACCTCGTGATGCTttctttaaaacatctttttgagacagggcctcactctcgtgcaggctgagtgcagtggcacaatgaggGCTTACCTCAGcttagacctcctgggctcaagtggtcctcccatcttggcctcgaaactgctgggattacaggcctgagccactgcacctggcggaaaaagaaaaaagtttttctttgcctttttcaaaATTGACCAACGAGGACTCTGGTTGCAGCTCGGTTTGCTGAAGTAGAACTTTTCAGGCTGGCGATTGTGCAGAAGTAATTGCTATTGCTCCTCCCTTTTACAGTTCATAAGAAGGCAACAAGTTCTTCTCCTCTACAGAAGGATTTTGCAAACAATTCGGCAAGTTCCAAATGATTCTGATCGCAAATACCTGAAGGATTGGGCAAGGGAAgaattcaaaagaaacaaaagtgccACCGAAGAGGTGAGAACAAAATCATGGCGAGGACAGATCCTAACCCTTTTTATTgatcagtgaattttttttttttaagtttagcaGACATCTTGGAATATAGTGCCACTGAGTTGGTATATCTTGATCATTGCTTGTAATGTTACCgattttaaatgatgttttaaaatttaatattgctGTATCGACACTCTTCAGCATTATCACGACTTTTATGTTGTACgttttatgtgtatgtatgtggaaATCTTTCGTCTTTTCTAAAAGACAGCAGTTCAAATACGTACTATTGGTTGTTGATTTTAACAAAAAAACGGTATAGCTATACCTTGTTTAACCAGGTAAAACAATAACCAGATTTCACTTTATTCTACAGGATACAATCCGGATGATGATTACTCAAGGCAATATGCAGCTCAAGGAGTTAGAAAAATCACTTGCTTTAGCAAAATCTTAACTATAGCATTATTCTGAAGGATTTTCAAAGTCTCCATGTGTTTCGTTGCATTTAGGATTAACAATGGACAACACAAAGCCCAGTCTTTCTATTTGTATGTACAGTATTTGGTGATAGACAGCAAAggaaaacacatcaaaacagttGCCTTAACACTGAAAAACATACCctgcattttgaaaatgtttatggaTGTCTCAgcagtttttaaaagaagaaaaaaccacTAACAAATGGCCAGTAGATGCTGGACACAATCATTAGGGAAGTATAAATCAAAACTACTAggaggctgagtacagtggctcacgcttataatcccagtactttaggaggccgaggttggtggatcacttgaggtcaggagttcaagaccagcctggccaacatggtgaaacctcatctctactaaaaatacaa from the Macaca mulatta isolate MMU2019108-1 chromosome 4, T2T-MMU8v2.0, whole genome shotgun sequence genome contains:
- the LYRM2 gene encoding LYR motif-containing protein 2 isoform X1 codes for the protein MPAGRCFASRGLTGGTGGLLGLVRSRETRQVLDFPESRCISCSVPTFIRRQQVLLLYRRILQTIRQVPNDSDRKYLKDWAREEFKRNKSATEEVRPGTVASASNPHFGRLRQEDLLSPGI
- the LYRM2 gene encoding LYR motif-containing protein 2 isoform X2, whose product is MPAGRCFASRGLTGGTGGLLGLVRSRETRQVLDFPESRCISCSVPTFIRRQQVLLLYRRILQTIRQVPNDSDRKYLKDWAREEFKRNKSATEEDTIRMMITQGNMQLKELEKSLALAKS
- the LYRM2 gene encoding LYR motif-containing protein 2; this translates as MAASRLPPATLTLKQFIRRQQVLLLYRRILQTIRQVPNDSDRKYLKDWAREEFKRNKSATEEDTIRMMITQGNMQLKELEKSLALAKS